The following coding sequences are from one Desulfosporosinus orientis DSM 765 window:
- a CDS encoding endonuclease/exonuclease/phosphatase family protein: MACTIASINVNKRLRNSVHRANFENWLVQLNPELVLLQEPWSYKQKGHVEIRGYRFIDGNSNVAVYCLETYDWKEIAQSLKYNEERWLSMQIGNITIHNLYFPSDKSPQKKELLNHLTEKLYEYRDKSHILVGDFNFAPGEEDGLFDGQISSWTSTQERNAFQRLVTTINLVDMHPQEDIFTFERQINNKLSQFRCDLALISSNALGLIKPSVTYSHVTRRGEYSFTDHSGVICHLLG, translated from the coding sequence GTGGCTTGTACTATCGCATCAATCAATGTAAATAAGCGGCTAAGAAATTCGGTTCACAGAGCAAATTTTGAGAATTGGCTGGTACAACTCAATCCTGAACTTGTACTTCTTCAAGAACCCTGGTCATATAAACAAAAGGGTCATGTGGAGATTCGAGGATACAGATTTATAGACGGAAATTCTAATGTCGCAGTGTACTGTTTAGAAACGTATGATTGGAAAGAAATTGCCCAGTCTCTTAAATACAATGAGGAACGATGGTTGTCGATGCAAATAGGTAATATAACTATTCACAATTTGTATTTTCCTAGTGACAAGTCTCCCCAAAAAAAGGAACTACTAAATCATTTAACTGAAAAGTTATATGAATATAGAGACAAAAGCCACATTTTAGTTGGAGATTTTAACTTTGCCCCAGGAGAAGAGGACGGATTATTTGATGGGCAGATAAGTAGTTGGACATCTACTCAAGAAAGAAATGCGTTTCAACGGTTAGTAACAACCATAAATCTTGTTGATATGCACCCTCAAGAAGACATATTTACATTCGAGAGGCAAATTAATAATAAACTGAGTCAATTTAGGTGTGATCTGGCCCTTATCAGTTCTAATGCGTTGGGACTTATTAAACCATCTGTTACTTATTCCCATGTTACACGAAGAGGCGAATATTCGTTTACTGATCATAGTGGTGTTATTTGTCATTTGTTAGGGTAG